The following coding sequences are from one Dromaius novaehollandiae isolate bDroNov1 chromosome 22, bDroNov1.hap1, whole genome shotgun sequence window:
- the GOSR2 gene encoding Golgi SNAP receptor complex member 2 isoform X2 has product MEGLYHQTNKQVHEVQSHMGRLETSDKQSVHLVENEIQARIDNIFSNLERLEILSSKEPPNKRQNAKLRVDQLKYDVQHLQTALRNFQHRRYIREQQERQREELLARTFTANDSDTTIPIDETLQFNESLQNAHRGMDDLIGSGTNILQGLRDQRVTLKGTHKKILDVANMLGLSNTVMRLIEKRAFQDKYFMIGGMILTCVIMFLVVQYLT; this is encoded by the exons ATGGAGGGGCTTTACCACCAGACCAACAA ACAAGTCCATGAGGTCCAATCTCACATGGGGCGTCTGGAGACATCAGACAAACAATCAGTACACT tAGTAGAAAATGAGATTCAGGCAAGAATAGACAATATATTCAGCAACTTGGAACGTCTGGAAATCCTGTCCAGCAAAGAACCTCCCAATAAGCGACAGAATGCTAAACT CCGAGTTGACCAGCTGAAGTATGATGTTCAGCATCTGCAGACAGCCCTGAGGAACTTTCAACATCGGCGTTACATCCGGGAGCAGCAAGAACGACAGCGAGAAGAGTTGCTTGCGCGTACATTCACTGCTAAT GACTCTGACACCACCATACCGATCGACGAAACATTACAGTTTAATGAATCCCTGCAGAATGCCCATCGTGGCATGGATGATCTTATTGGCAGTGGGACCAACATCCTTCAGGGGCTGAGGGACCAGAGAGTGACACTAAAG ggTACTCACAAGAAGATCCTAGATGTTGCCAACATGTTGGGCTTATCCAATACAGTGATGCGACTGATTGAGAAGCGAGCCTTTCAAGATAAATACTTCATGATTGGGGGAATGATTTTGACTTGCGTAATTATGTTTCTTGTGGTGCAGTATCTGACATGA
- the GOSR2 gene encoding Golgi SNAP receptor complex member 2 isoform X4, with amino-acid sequence MEGLYHQTNKQVHEVQSHMGRLETSDKQSVHLVENEIQARIDNIFSNLERLEILSSKEPPNKRQNAKLRVDQLKYDVQHLQTALRNFQHRRYIREQQERQREELLARTFTANGTHKKILDVANMLGLSNTVMRLIEKRAFQDKYFMIGGMILTCVIMFLVVQYLT; translated from the exons ATGGAGGGGCTTTACCACCAGACCAACAA ACAAGTCCATGAGGTCCAATCTCACATGGGGCGTCTGGAGACATCAGACAAACAATCAGTACACT tAGTAGAAAATGAGATTCAGGCAAGAATAGACAATATATTCAGCAACTTGGAACGTCTGGAAATCCTGTCCAGCAAAGAACCTCCCAATAAGCGACAGAATGCTAAACT CCGAGTTGACCAGCTGAAGTATGATGTTCAGCATCTGCAGACAGCCCTGAGGAACTTTCAACATCGGCGTTACATCCGGGAGCAGCAAGAACGACAGCGAGAAGAGTTGCTTGCGCGTACATTCACTGCTAAT ggTACTCACAAGAAGATCCTAGATGTTGCCAACATGTTGGGCTTATCCAATACAGTGATGCGACTGATTGAGAAGCGAGCCTTTCAAGATAAATACTTCATGATTGGGGGAATGATTTTGACTTGCGTAATTATGTTTCTTGTGGTGCAGTATCTGACATGA
- the GOSR2 gene encoding Golgi SNAP receptor complex member 2 isoform X3: protein MLVNEVVLYLTEHVISRAGWLQVHEVQSHMGRLETSDKQSVHLVENEIQARIDNIFSNLERLEILSSKEPPNKRQNAKLRVDQLKYDVQHLQTALRNFQHRRYIREQQERQREELLARTFTANGTHKKILDVANMLGLSNTVMRLIEKRAFQDKYFMIGGMILTCVIMFLVVQYLT from the exons ATGCTGGTTAATGAAGTGGTTCTGTATTTAACTGAACATGTCAttagcagagctggctggct ACAAGTCCATGAGGTCCAATCTCACATGGGGCGTCTGGAGACATCAGACAAACAATCAGTACACT tAGTAGAAAATGAGATTCAGGCAAGAATAGACAATATATTCAGCAACTTGGAACGTCTGGAAATCCTGTCCAGCAAAGAACCTCCCAATAAGCGACAGAATGCTAAACT CCGAGTTGACCAGCTGAAGTATGATGTTCAGCATCTGCAGACAGCCCTGAGGAACTTTCAACATCGGCGTTACATCCGGGAGCAGCAAGAACGACAGCGAGAAGAGTTGCTTGCGCGTACATTCACTGCTAAT ggTACTCACAAGAAGATCCTAGATGTTGCCAACATGTTGGGCTTATCCAATACAGTGATGCGACTGATTGAGAAGCGAGCCTTTCAAGATAAATACTTCATGATTGGGGGAATGATTTTGACTTGCGTAATTATGTTTCTTGTGGTGCAGTATCTGACATGA
- the GOSR2 gene encoding Golgi SNAP receptor complex member 2 isoform X1 — protein MLVNEVVLYLTEHVISRAGWLQVHEVQSHMGRLETSDKQSVHLVENEIQARIDNIFSNLERLEILSSKEPPNKRQNAKLRVDQLKYDVQHLQTALRNFQHRRYIREQQERQREELLARTFTANDSDTTIPIDETLQFNESLQNAHRGMDDLIGSGTNILQGLRDQRVTLKGTHKKILDVANMLGLSNTVMRLIEKRAFQDKYFMIGGMILTCVIMFLVVQYLT, from the exons ATGCTGGTTAATGAAGTGGTTCTGTATTTAACTGAACATGTCAttagcagagctggctggct ACAAGTCCATGAGGTCCAATCTCACATGGGGCGTCTGGAGACATCAGACAAACAATCAGTACACT tAGTAGAAAATGAGATTCAGGCAAGAATAGACAATATATTCAGCAACTTGGAACGTCTGGAAATCCTGTCCAGCAAAGAACCTCCCAATAAGCGACAGAATGCTAAACT CCGAGTTGACCAGCTGAAGTATGATGTTCAGCATCTGCAGACAGCCCTGAGGAACTTTCAACATCGGCGTTACATCCGGGAGCAGCAAGAACGACAGCGAGAAGAGTTGCTTGCGCGTACATTCACTGCTAAT GACTCTGACACCACCATACCGATCGACGAAACATTACAGTTTAATGAATCCCTGCAGAATGCCCATCGTGGCATGGATGATCTTATTGGCAGTGGGACCAACATCCTTCAGGGGCTGAGGGACCAGAGAGTGACACTAAAG ggTACTCACAAGAAGATCCTAGATGTTGCCAACATGTTGGGCTTATCCAATACAGTGATGCGACTGATTGAGAAGCGAGCCTTTCAAGATAAATACTTCATGATTGGGGGAATGATTTTGACTTGCGTAATTATGTTTCTTGTGGTGCAGTATCTGACATGA